One window from the genome of Carnobacteriaceae bacterium zg-84 encodes:
- a CDS encoding DUF1542 domain-containing protein, whose translation MKSNAKQDIDTAAEKAKEAIDNSDLPEDVKTKAKDAVEKAKEAAKQAIDNATTDADVNTEKKLVNKR comes from the coding sequence ATCAAATCAAACGCTAAACAAGACATTGATACTGCAGCAGAGAAAGCCAAAGAAGCCATCGACAACTCTGACTTACCAGAAGACGTCAAAACAAAAGCAAAAGACGCAGTAGAGAAAGCCAAAGAAGCCGCTAAACAAGCGATCGATAACGCCACAACGGACGCTGACGTCAACACTGAAAAGAAGCTGGTAAACAAGCGATAG
- a CDS encoding DUF1542 domain-containing protein, with product MDEKFNNKELTETERDDAKKAAKQAADTAKEAIDAATNVEGVNTAKTEGLPKVNAEVNGAIKSNAKQDIDTAAEKAKEAIDNSDLPEDVKQSKRRSRESQRSR from the coding sequence ATCGACGAGAAATTCAACAACAAAGAATTAACAGAAACAGAAAGAGACGATGCGAAAAAAGCCGCTAAACAAGCAGCAGATACGGCAAAAGAAGCCATCGATGCCGCAACAAATGTTGAGGGAGTCAATACGGCAAAAACAGAGGGTCTACCAAAAGTAAACGCTGAAGTAAATGGCGCAATCAAATCAAACGCTAAACAAGACATTGATACTGCAGCAGAGAAAGCCAAAGAAGCCATCGACAACTCTGACTTACCAGAAGACGTCAAACAAAGCAAAAGACGCAGTAGAGAAAGCCAAAGAAGCCGCTAA
- a CDS encoding DUF1542 domain-containing protein — MHNKELTETERDDAKKAAKQAADTAKEAIDAATNVEGVNTAKTEGLPKVNAEVNGAINQTLNKTLILQQRKQRSHRQL; from the coding sequence ATTCACAACAAAGAATTAACAGAAACAGAAAGAGACGATGCGAAAAAAGCCGCTAAACAAGCAGCAGATACGGCAAAAGAAGCCATCGATGCCGCAACAAATGTTGAGGGAGTCAATACGGCAAAAACAGAGGGTCTACCAAAAGTAAACGCTGAAGTAAATGGCGCAATCAATCAAACGCTAAACAAGACATTGATACTGCAGCAGAGAAAGCAAAGAAGCCATCGACAACTCTGA